Below is a window of Stappia sp. DNA.
CGACGACGGCGTGCTGCTGGCGGGTGCCGCGCTCGAATGCATTCACTGCTACTCGCTGGTGCACGACGATCTGCCGGCCATGGACGACGACGACCTGCGCCGGGGCCGCCCCACCGTGCACAAGGCCTATGACGAGGCGACCGCGATCCTCGCCGGCGACGCGCTGCTGACGCTCGCCTTCGATCTGATCGCCGACCCGCGTGTGCATCCCGACGCGGCCGTGCGGCTGGACGCGAGCCGGGATCTCGCCCGCGCCGCCGGGCTCGGCGGCATGGCGGGCGGACAGATGCTCGATCTCGCCTCGGAGCATGCGACGCGAACCGAGGCGGACATCCGCACCCTGCAGGCCATGAAGACCGGCGCGCTGATCCGATACGCGGCGCGCACCGGCGCCCGGCTTGCCGATGCCGGCGACGCGGACCTCGCCGCCCTGACGCGCTTCGGCGAGATCCTGGGGCTCGCCTTCCAGCTCGCCGACGATCTGCTCGACGTGGAGGGCGATGCCGCCGCGCTCGGCAAGGCGGCGGGCAAGGACGCCGCCGCCGGCAAGGCGACGCTGGTGGCGCTTAAGGGCGCGGCGTGGACGCGCAGCGAACTCGCCCGGCTTGTCGACGATGCGACCGCCCTGCTCGCCCCCTATGGCGAGAGAGCCGCGCCGCTGCTGGCGCTCGCCCGTTTCGTCGCCACGCGCGACAGATAAGACGCGCGATCCCGCCCTGAGGTGCGCCCCGTCCCGCCATGTCACTCTGTCTCGATATCTGGGAGCACACGGTCGTCGCACCGGGCCGCGA
It encodes the following:
- a CDS encoding polyprenyl synthetase family protein, which translates into the protein MAEDAARLEAVLAEALAEAPLDGETARPARLLDAMRHAALAGGKRLRPVLMLEAARLFGRDDDGVLLAGAALECIHCYSLVHDDLPAMDDDDLRRGRPTVHKAYDEATAILAGDALLTLAFDLIADPRVHPDAAVRLDASRDLARAAGLGGMAGGQMLDLASEHATRTEADIRTLQAMKTGALIRYAARTGARLADAGDADLAALTRFGEILGLAFQLADDLLDVEGDAAALGKAAGKDAAAGKATLVALKGAAWTRSELARLVDDATALLAPYGERAAPLLALARFVATRDR